From the genome of Ziziphus jujuba cultivar Dongzao chromosome 4, ASM3175591v1:
aaaattaatataaactaaatacattaattgataaataaaccCAAGCAAGCCAATAAAACAACATCAAATCGGTTGGTATCCTAAAACTTGGTAAGCGAATTGGCGCACTAAGCCATAAACCAAGGTCAAACAAATTATCCCGCtaaaatatcatatatgttaaaattatagaaGTAAGATAAATACAAATGGGTAATTACAAAAATCATCCAATGCGGAATAGAGGGCAGTTTTTAAACTAGacatattgcatcatgtttctatcttcatcttcatccgaactcttttttgtttattttttttcctgacGTGAATGAATGTGTCGAGAATTTTACAAGATATTTTTCCTTGCATGACCGAatgtctctttcttcttccttattattttccatttttacccTTACTTCTTTACATGCCTTTGTTTTAAATGTGTTTAATTATAGTTgccaacaatattaataaaaaatttaaaatatttataaaatttatttataagataaCACATATTAAagcattattaattttatataattatataatttaaatataaaaataattaaaaaataaattaattaaatattaatgtatTATCTATTACATcatttaagaaataaattttgacAAGCAAAACATTTTGATAGATTTGAAATGCACAGATTTAGGTGGAATTAATAAATGACCCAAATCTCAATTAATTTACCTTTCAATgcgttttttatattttcagtaATACGGGGAAACAAAAGCTATTGGCCGCAAAATTACTTTTTCTCTCGTACAATTACTTTAAGTTGGagtattttcattataataattacaaaagaaaatacaaagaaaataagCAATATGACACAAAAAGGCAAATGACATGTCCTTTATTGCACGTCAATTATTTGTCCCACCGCTTTCACATGGATGACTAGAGTAAGGTCAATCAGGTTCGACCATTAaacttttttctaaatttatctatttcagaaaatattgtcttttttcttttgtaaaataaaaaataatttccaaaaaataaatcattaggATCATGACTCAAACCtaattgaatattgataaaatttgcaaaatataatttgaaaatagatagaaatatagataaaattttgaaactaggatcttttttcttaataatcaaATTTGATGGTTTTCTTCCCAACAATCTAGAAAAACTCTTGATGGGACGATACAAGGTGCATTTTACTCCCACCTAGTTATGGAATCTATATATAAGTATCGGTTTCACAGagtttattttttaaccaaaaattttatttaaaggtcaaaagatattttgttaaaaaattaaaatatttgataagagTCAATAAGtagttattgataaaaaaaacagtttttttaatttgttttagaaaatctcaaattttgtacttctttaaatttttttttaatttatatggaaatttaataaatatttaatgaaatgTTTTTAGTTTACTTAGAAACTcaatgagcatttaatatatattttttatttataaccaaatatttattaactttttaataaaaaatattttttaaaaagatatattatataaaattctatagattaaaactttatttttataaactatACCAAACAGACCCTAAGCAAGCCACATTCATTCTATCAAAGTTTAGATCTAACCTTATCGCTTTATCACTTTCTCTTCCTTATTGTTTCTTGGATTTAATGGTACATTAATTAACTGGTTAGCTCGTTCTATGAATAGTCTATCTGTCTTAAGTGCTTCATACACGTGGACTAAACTATATatgtttggtatatatatatatatatatattttgggtgaAAAGGCTTTATTTGAAgtcaaaagcttttttttttttaatttatatggaaatttaataaacatttaatacAACTCTTTTAACTTATTTAGAAACTCAATgaccatttaatatatattttttatttacaatcaaatatttattagatttttaataaaaaatctattatataaaattctatagactaaaattctatttttatcaaCTATACCAAACGGACCCTAAGCAAGGCACATTCATTCTATCGAAGTCTAGATCTAACCTTATCACTTCGTGATCTAACTTTATCACTTTCTCTTCCTTATTGTTTCTTGGATTTAATGGTCCATTAATTAACTTGTTGGCTCGTTCTATGAATAGTCTATCTGTCTTAAGTGCTTCATACACGTGGACTAAACTATATATGTTTGgtatagttttgtttttttttttttttttttgtgggggtgAAAAAGCTCTATTTAGAGCCAAAAAAagctctttttaaaaaaatacaagggTTTACtgcaatttaataaattttaataaataatgttcaacattatattaaataaatttatctattatatttttttaaaaaaattagtatgcaaattataaatttatctatctattattttttattaataaataatatttatataaatattataaagtagataaaaattaaagatatgtagaaatatattttttacacgtagataaaaattaaagatatgcagaaatataatttttacaaatcaagatttaaaatttcaatattgatgGAATTTGATATATGCAAActtaactattaaatatttatatcgatggtatattaataattatatgcaaaaaaaataatttttaataattattttttatatttcacattttaaaatcagaatgaggaaaaaaaaataattttcaaccaccaAAAGttctttataatattaaaataatatttatacaatatatatataattgtaataactaTTCTACGTAtcttaattgataaataattttatcaaatatatatatatatttgcatttttgtattaataaaataatatatttttaactattaacatttattatcaatcaattaattatgaaaaatataatatcttttcaatattactataattttaatttaataattaattaattaaattaattttaaaattccaataaaatttttatttttaaaataaatttttattaattttcatatacttttattaatatttaatatttttataaatattttatatttaaattatttttatcaatattaaaattttcaacattgatcataattaattttgaatttgtggaagggaaaaaaaatgaaatatttgttGACCCTGGAAAAATCCGTGGCTTGGTttgttccttttatttttcatcatgcTACGTGGCTTTTAAATTGGCTTTAAAACTCAATTCACAATTGGCtttctttttatcaaaaaaaaaaaaaaaaaaaaaagggctttcCAATAGCTCATACCGTGCGTTTTAATGCCGCCAGCTCATTTTCCAAATATGGCCATCTAACTTAATTCTAGCATTTAATGCTGCCAGCTCATTTTCCTTgcacgtttttgttttttggtaaatcattTTCCTTGCACCTTGCATGACCGAttgtctctttcttcttccttgttattttccatttttacccTTACTTCTTTATATGCCTTCgttttattaatgtttaattataGTTGCCAAAGGTATTAATAAACAGTAATATGGAACGTGTCagaatatttataaaatgatatgtattaaaatattattaattagtatatttatataatttaaatataaaaaataaattattaaataaataagtaaattaaaaatattaaatgttattatattatctattattatattgataaataaatttaataaatattttcataatgtTCGTATTActgattaataaaaagaaaaaattattcataatttttgtcattcattaattataaaaacattttcaacggaccttttaaaattgaaaacataattttagttataaagagcatattttaaaataaatagtaaaatttaaaagtgataTTCAACAAcaccttttatttttcttttcatcataACCATTTAGTATTATACTTATATTCcatctttgtttttatatacttctttttcaaatattatataatggtaTGAAAACTTGTATTACATTGaattaaactaatataatattaaaataaaataatagatttggCTCTATATTTGGAAAGCCAAAATCaccttttatattaaaaattaataaaaaaaactcattagagccttttttaaaaagcatcttCAACAAGTTTTTTAAAAGCATcatcttttctattttaaaaaagttataaataattttcataactTCAATAGActctttaaatttataaactaaaataaaaagtgggaCTTGACACTTCAAGTATACAAAGCCAAAATCACTCTTTATATGAAGCATTTAATGAACTCATCTATAGCTTTATGATTTTCTATgcacaattttaattaatttattatttataatttcatatcttaatttttttcaaatactacTTTAATATtaggaggagaaaaaaaaatgcgaaTCATAATTGTTTATCGGAAATACTTGTAGCATTTCAAAACATTTtcaccataactttttaacaatCAAAGTATATTCATGAGAATATTCCCCTTCCCTATGCAGGTGTAGAGTTAGAATGAAAATTTTACtatgattaatataatttaattgtttaaagGTTATCATGCGAAGATTTTGAACCGTTTACAATATTTAGAGAGTACTGATGCTAATCCAATGCAATATATAGGAAGTAATTAGTGCAAAAATTCATGGTGGTCcaaaaactttattattattattgttggtaAAAGTAAATTGTTTGGGTAGTAGTACTATGAGAAATATAGGTTCATAATTTCGtaagtttacaaattatttatttcttaaataatttaaattcttttaattgttcagaaCTTACCGAGTTCCAAGCACTTCAAATTGGTTGAACAGAAGTTGGAAGCTGTGCCAAAAAAATTGGGAGGTTCTGGTCAGGAGCAAGGTGCTGATGCCTATATggattcaaagaaattgtgtCAATATAGACAATGGCGACACCCCAACAGTCATTGCAACATTAATTATTTCAAGAGGGCTGCCGACCCCTAATTGATGAACCGCAGTATTAGTCgcatttcaaaatataaattatgaaaatatgtggTTGTGAGATATAGtcatatcaatttaaattttgaaaatgatttcaaGGTTCGCATTATGATATTTTATGCTTGTACAAGCTAATTTTATAAAAGGATGTCTTTTtagaataaactatatatagcaataaataaatattattgtgtGTCATAAATAAACAAGGGTGTGAGACAGCCATCTATAGTGTGTTTGCTTTCTAAAAGTTCATCTCATTTATAATATTGGACACGTGATTATATTTCGGATGTTGAAAACTATTCATGTCATGGTCATGGTAAATTTAGTCTATTCTAAAATATCCACTGAATTTAACTATATCTATAAAGGTAGATGGTATACGTCATTATTTGAGGTatagaaaaatacatttttaatgcTCAGAAGGTATGTCCAACTTCTTACAAACAAGTACGCCTCATAAGTGCAATATCCCAAATTTTAAGCCTTCTTAAGTCTccagatatattttttttttttgtatctcACCGAGGCTAGCACGAACATAGCCCCTCAGGTGTATTTCAAAGCACTAGTCTCGCACACTGTAAGTCATTACAATCCGAACCACATTTTTACTCCACATGTGTGTACCGGACTACCTGGGTATAGTGCGAAGGACAAGAACGTCTCCTGTCGCTTGTTTTCGgttgtttttctttataattttgagTGATGCTATACGACAGCCATtttatattatcaatttatttacatatataagaaaaacaatttcttaatatattaatagttaaaagtaatatataaatgaatgaattttttttttttttgaaaaaagtaaaattcaatgtAAGCCAATGTAACATTGCCATATAATTTATTACGCTAGTTGGTAAATGAAATAgcaaataaattgattttgatatatatatatatatatatatatttctactaGTCACGGCTGAAGTGTTTGAACTCATGAAGATTATTAgagttcacccaaaaaaattctataacaTTATTGATATCATTTTGACATGAAATGATTGGAGAGATTATTCAATATTACGGCCTATCACGTAGGATATATGTCCAATATCCAATTAGAAACTTTCACATCATTAGTTCTTTCAAATCTACTTCATTTGCAGTGCACATCATTAAAAGCTTCCCATAATTTCGTTACTCTCAATGAAAATTCCAATCAGACCTCCTTTTAATatctcaaattattattattattattattattattattattattattatattattattattattattattattattattatgttaataCCGCTAGCTCTCAAATTAAACTAGAATAAAGAAGAAACTCAATACTCCAAAATTAATTCAAGCATCTCTTTATCCACGCAGAAAACTCGTAGCTTTTGTTAGACTTTTTTATGCTTTCCATGTCCATGGACAAAAATATGGTGGCTATGGAGCTTGTTTGAGAATTATTGACCAGAAACAAAAAAGTTTGTTTGAGAATTAAGATGATCTACTTTTCATTAGATACAAATGAGACAAATCACAAAATTATACTTGTAAATCAAACCCATCTCTAACAGTATTCCAGCAAGTCTAAGTCTATATTTGTTTGTATTGATGGAATAGAAGagaatagaaaggaaaaaatctaatttttttgtttggatgatTAAAATGAATTGGAAAGGAAATGAAAGGGAACGCCAATgaagaacttaatttttttattaaaattttgtttgcttatatcaatttattttccTCCCAAAATTGCTAGGAAATGaatagaaaagggaaaaaaataaaaacttttaatgaattttttaatatttcaaaattattcttattattaccgtatggaaatatttattgtttttcatttgttgtcttttcttttccattcaccaattatccaaacaataatgatataaaaatactgtacttttcttttttttttcttttccttttctcagTAAACATTTCCTCTCCTTTCATTTTTCCCCTTCAAACCAAACACAGTGTATAGGagacttattaaaattttggaaaagcaACGAAGATTTCCTCGTTAGAGATTAGTGTAACggagaagagaagaaagaagggtTAAATAAACTAGGTTTCAAATAAGTTTGAGATCCTTcttccaattttcttttatagttttagaATTGGTAGTTTTTTATGGTAAGTAATATGTTAACTTCTAATTAACCAAATATAGAAGAAATAAagtgacattttttatttttgagtgtGACAATTTAAGATCTTAGGTGGAGTATTTTAATAACATGCATATTATTATTGGCCAAGGCCTATGACAAATGTGGTGGGCCTGTTTTATGGGATAGTGTTTCCTTATTGAATTCTTAAAAGCGAAATCTACCTAAATTGTGGGaaaaatttatgatattgtCATTAACTCACGGGCATGAATATTGTGGAAAATCTCTTtattaattttgcatataattattaatatatcatcgATATGAATATTTGAGAGCTAAATTTGCATGTATCAAATACCACcgatattgaaattttgaaccttgatttgtagaaaatatatttctcacatatctttcaatttttgtctacgttctaaattttatctactttataatatttatacaaatattaaatttattattgtaaaaaaaaaaataatgataagtaGGTAAACTTGTAACTTGTGATACTAGTTTTCTCTAAGAAAATGAGAAATAGACTTGTCTAATGTAATTTTGGACATTGTTTgttaaatgttaatttttttttatttgccgaATTATTGGAagacaattaaaaggtaaaaaaaaatatcaataatattagtttggtaaaaaattttactaagcatcaataatatttataaaaatttttaataaaaaattgaacaaaaataaataaatatttctaaaatttctatggaaatttatgaaaatttaaaaacattttgtgaaaattatggAGTTTAAAccaaattgtgaaaaatttgatatggatattataatagaaatttctatagaaattatagagaaatatcaaaaattttggtggatattatagaaattatactcatttctatttgaaaggtaaattttcttttgattttacttaaaaagtgaaaatttcacAAAGCTTTGGTGGAAAGTTTGGATGTGTTTTAAACTTTGTATGTATGTTAAGATTATTCATACATAAATAAAGATTTGACCTAGACtacaacaaaatattaaaaacaaagacTCACCTAATAGACTCAGTTATTGTAATTAGTATAATTCTAGCATTGCCTGTGTGCCTATATATACACATTCCCATTTCCAAAGCTTGCATGCAGTAAATTAAATTTCCTTATAAACACTCGAAATCAAAGTTGAGAGAGAATCTGTTTTCGTGCTAACtcaaagagaaagagatggcACCCACTGTGTTTGGCAATCCCATCACTGACGAAACTTTGAAGGCACTGCCTGAATATGCAAACAAGGAAATAACCCCAAAAGATAGGGCACAAGTTGCTCTGAGTCGGAAGCTTCCGCCGCCAGATTTTCCTGTAAATGTGTTTGGGTATATCTATAATGCTACCGGACACACCTTAAACTTAGCTTACGATCATGATTGGTCCGGTCACGTTGATGAATCCTCACCATACTCTCAAATTATTGAAAATGGGCAGTGGGGATCTTTTTTGCATGTTGGAGACCATACACCAGGTAAATTGAGTCTGCGGCAATCAACTGCTGCTGTTGTTTATAATGCAAATAACGGTCTCGTTGGAGGTTTCTGTAAGTGGGTTTTGGCATGGGATGCAGCAGTTTTGCCTCATGATAACaaggtaattttttatttaattaatatgcattatttatttatttatttattttaaatgcatatttatttcaaaagtttCATTATAGACTTTGTTaggtttaatttttgtttcgcTTTAGGTCCTTTTGCTTGTCAAACTTCAGTCAATTCATATGTGCATGGGGAGGGGTTAAACATAATAGCACCATTCACGCTTCTCTGTTGTCTGAGGAACtggattatatattttacacaaaatacaatttttaatattttttgtttacatatacaaaataaaaaacatttgcCAAGGCCGACCatgatatttctttttattgacTAGTTCTCTTTTAAAACATCTATGACTCAGAAAAAATGCAAAACTGATGGGGCTaaagtaaaaattttcattcttacatattattattcttattattaatagCCATTCTCATTTAATTATCCAAGCCAgcttaccaataaaaaaaaaaacagaaaaaaaaagctaataaattattattattattattgttttattccaAAAGATTATTCCTTGGTATAGTTTAATAGTTTTATAAGACCATAAGATTAGATATTTACCAATTAtgttttcaacaaaaattaatttgtgttaattgtttaggcGTTTACTATGTTCGAAGAATTTCAAATTGTTAAAGAGAAACAGAACTGGGAAGCTCTTCGACAAAAACTGTTTAATTCCGGTCACGAGAGCACTGACGCTGCCTATGGATTCAAAGCAACTGTGTCAATTACCGATGGCAACAACCCAACATTCCATGCGACAATTACTTTGGACCTGCCATTGGAAAATGCATGAACCATATATAGCATATATTTGATCGCATTCCAAGAAATGATTAATTATAAGAATAAGGGTGTGAGATAATCATCCATTTGATCGCATTCCAAGAAATGATTAATTATAAGAATAAGCGTGTGAGATAAGGGTGTGAGATAATCATCCATAGTGTGTGAAGTTACATTTTCTGAAGGATTTCAAGGTTCACCTTATGATATTGTACTTTATTATAGGTTCAGCTTATGATATTGTACTTTATTATAGGATAACTCTGAAGAATAAAATatggctataaataatattattgtgtgTTTCGAGACAGCCATCTAAATTGTGTTTGCTTattctcaaaattaaaaataaagtgtCTTTGCTTTCCCAAGTTCCATCATGTAacattgttttactttttttgaacGTATATGGTTAAATaatgttaatattattgttatgttaGTAAATATCTAAATCAAATATTGTATATCTTAAAATATTGTATATCTTAATCTATCACTCATTCTAcccaaatcaattttattaacttatgaACAATCTGAAATGTTGCAaatactaatactaataataaatatttttattataaaaaaatatatgtatatatatatttaacaaaaaatattggtatttttaaaaatatattatatattcgtAAAATCTATTgacaattattaatatatttatatttaagtataaaaaaatataaaatatattttattaataagatatatatatatatatatatatgtatatatatctaaatggGGCTGTGAATATATTCCCCATCCCCGTCCCAATCAAGACCCGGATATGAGGTTTTTGCCTAATCCCCATTTCGATTCCCATTTAATCAGGTATTCCCTATCCCATTAGGGACGAATCCCTATAGGAAGTGAGAATACAATgtgaaataattgataaattaagctGGGAAGTAACCATCTAcagtgaaaaaattaaatagataaatatttttgaatttgaattttataattgaatagtattatatataggggtcaaatttatagttattaataaaattttataatatagattaaaaaaaagaaacttttataatatagattaacaataaaatttttaaataggttttcaaatataattaattattataaattatttttaaaatctatttattatgGTTAGACATGTCGTGGATCGCATATGGATGGATGCTAGTTTTATATATCAAACATTGACCGATCAAGTATTCCTAATATGAATGctacttttattaattaatgtgaaataattaataaattaagctGCAAGGCAGCCATCTATATGTTTGCAATTGACCTTTGTATGTATCACATTGCACCCTGGGGCATCTCCAACGTAACTCCAAATCTAATCTGAAATCCCACATAATCATAGTCCCAAAGTTCtacactttttttaaatttctatttcaatctcaagagttaaaaaaaaaaaaaaagaaccaaaaaaaaaaactattaaattgttttttaccCTTTTGACGAACTGTATTGGGAATTTTTatgacaaaataaagaaataaaaacaggGAGTGATAGAAGTATAATTGAATTACTTACCTACTTTTGTTTCTAAGCAAATAGTTTGTCCTTCTTGTCAGTGGACTTCACTAACTACAGCTCCCTTTATTTCCGATCGAGAAAAACAAGGGTCAGAAAACAGAGTGCTTTGTTTAAGCTT
Proteins encoded in this window:
- the LOC132803474 gene encoding 23 kDa jasmonate-induced protein-like, with the translated sequence MAPTVFGNPITDETLKALPEYANKEITPKDRAQVALSRKLPPPDFPVNVFGYIYNATGHTLNLAYDHDWSGHVDESSPYSQIIENGQWGSFLHVGDHTPGKLSLRQSTAAVVYNANNGLVGGFCKWVLAWDAAVLPHDNKAFTMFEEFQIVKEKQNWEALRQKLFNSGHESTDAAYGFKATVSITDGNNPTFHATITLDLPLENA